Within Winogradskyella helgolandensis, the genomic segment CTGAATTCAAAAAAAATAATGAAAACAAAAAAAGAAAATTATCCTATTTACTCAATAGTTCTTTTAGTTTTCGGGTGGTTATATTTTTTCATCATTAGTTACTTAAATGAAATCGATTTTCAAGAGCAATTTATAGACGGAATCTTAATTCCTTTTGCAAGGTTAGGAAAATATGACACAATTTGGTTTAAATTAATTGCTGTCGGATTTGGAATGATTAGTTTATACTTTAGTTTTAAAAGTAAACCGTTGATTCAAAAAAAGTTAAGAATATTTTTGATTTTATTGTCAGTACTATTAATAATTATGAGCATTGTTGCTTTTCCGAATTTAATATTCCTTTATTGGATTTAGAAACTGAACTGTATGTGGAATTTAGCAAGTTGTGGAATTGCTCACTCAATTGGAATTGAAAAAGTTTGCGGAATAAAACGCTGACTGAATTCACTCAAACGCTGAAAATTGGAAAACGGAATTTAGTCGAATAATTAAAAACCTGAAAAAAACAACGAAATGCCAACAACGTGTATAATTAATTGCTTTATTCTTCTCTACTTGCGAATATTCCTGCGGAATATTCACGGGTTCGTAAAAGTTTGCTAACTTAGTTGCTGAACCACGCAACTAACCATACACGTATTCCAAGATCAAATCCTAGTAATATTTAGTTTTTTTTAGGCTGCATATTGCTGAAGAACGACATAAGGTGTTCCTCTTTTTACTACGGCAAACGCTCTAGCTATCAACTTATTTCTAACATTATTTATGGCCAGCATTTTATCCTTCCCCTCTGCTAATTTTCTATTGTAATATAATCGTAATTCACTATCATGTTGTATTGCTGAAACACTTGCCATACTTAGCAAACTCTTCATTTTTCTATCACCTAAATAATGGCATTGCTTTCTTTTGTAAATACTAGTGCCTGAGCGATGTTCAAATGGTGCTGTACCACAATAACTAGAAAAGGCACGCCAACTAGCAAAACGTGTAAAGTTACCTGTGTGGTAGATAAGCTGACAGGCAACAACTAATCCAATACCTTTAAGACTTGTTAGCAATTCATAATTCTTACTCATCAGTGCATCAGAAGATATAATCTCTTTTATACGTTCCTTTATCGATTTAACTTGCTTTTCTTGGTAATCAATACTACGTTTTAAGACAATACAACCTGTGTCTGTTGTGGGACTAGATAAAAGTACTTTCATCTCTTTTAATGTCCCTTTTAAGCCTGCATTGTTTCTAACCAGTAGATCCCGTAACGCTAGCAATCTACCTAATTCTAAATGAGACTTACTCTTAACTTGACTTGGTTTTAATTCTTCCCGGTAAAGCCAAGCGTAACGAGCTATTAATGCCGCATCTAATTTGTCAGTCTTTTCTTTAACGATACCTGAACTACGCTTAATCTTTAATGGACTTTCTTCTACATAAATAATCTTTCGACTATCTAGATACAGCGCTAATTTTAACGAATAATAGCCTGTATTCTCAAAACAGTAAAAAACATCAACTCCTTTTGTAGTTTTTAAAACCCATTTTAATAAGCTTTTATATCCTACAATATCGTTAACAAACTCCCTGTGTACTTGAGATTGGTAACAATAAGCATCTAGTGTTTTTTTTGAAACATCGATTCCAACGACTTCTTTGTAATTTTTCATATTTTTACAATTAAAGTTTATAATTATGTTGCTTTAACTACTTCCTTTATCGGGAGTTAATACTCCTGGTATTCCAAATGGTTCTTGGCAACTTTATAGAAAGAGAGGACTCGTACGTGTAAGGGATCACTAATCTAAAACACGTTATAGTTCTCCTCTTTTTCTATATAAAGATATTTATTACAAACTAAAGAAACACGTTGTAAGCAATTAACCAAAAGCACCTCACAAGCTGAATGAAACATTATCTACCAGAAGAACTTGACATTAAAAATGGGTCTGAAAGTGAACAAATAAGAACAAGAAAAATATTTGACGACCTTAAAGAGAGAGCTCTCAATGGAAAATTTCTCTTGGAACGAGAAAAAGAGTTCTTATGTATGGGACTGAATCTTACAATACACGAAAGCGATGGTAGGCCTGAAAATTTCGATTTTTGTAATGATTATATTTTCCGAGAATTATACTTAACATATTTCCATAATAATCTTGCTGGACCATTTCATAAAGCGAAAAAAGGTAAAATAGTAGAAGTCTCACAAAGAGAACAAATAAAAGACTTTAAAAGACTTCAGTCTATTTCAAATCAATGGTATAAACAAATTGAAATTACAAATCATAAAGACCAAGTATTACAAGAATTAGCTATTGAGACAAGAAAAGACTTAAAAGAACTCGATAAAAAATATCCGAGATTAATTAGAAGATTTCGAGCAAAGCAAGATAAATATAGGTTGCAAAAAGACAAGATAATTTTACAATCTAAATTTCTTTACCATATGATTAAGTCAATGAAACAAGACTATGACCAATCAGAATTTGAAATACCTTTCTCTGGTCAAGTAGTCGAATTAACTGATTATTCATTGGTTCACATTACAAGTAGGCATTATGCAGAACCTATAAAGGATAAACCCGAAAAGTCATTTCACTACCAAAATTTTTACCCTAAAGAGTTACACATTGATTTAAGAAACATTCTGACTGAAATCGACAAACTTGGGCTAATTGACTTAAATCTAACTGACAACGTGGTTTTTGAATTTGATGGAGTCGTTTACCAATTATGGATTCAAAAAAGAACTAAACAAGTCAAAGGGCAAGGAAATGTTGAATTTAACCGAATTCAATCATTTTATCCAATTTATGACCAAGAGAAACTGTCGGAAATCAATACGAACTATGATAAAACAAAAATTAACGATAAATTAGAACTTTACGTAAAAAAATAACTGCTTACAACACCGTGTATAATTAATTGCTAGGTTTTTGCCTACTTGCGAATATTCCTGCGGAATATTCACAGGTTCGTAAAAGTTTGCTAATTTAGTTGCTTAACCACGCAACTAACCATACACAATCACGTTGGCAGTAAGTTGAACAGACATCTATGAAAAAAATTACATTTCTACTATTATTAGTAATTACATATTCTTGTAAACAAGAGAATGAACCATATTCGATGTATGGATTGTTAAATGAGGAATTTGTTTATTCAAGTGAAATGCTTAAAGTTCAAATTGCGAAAAATCTAACAAATGACAATCTGATTAATAATGAATCTGCAAAAACTTATGACAGTTTGACAAGCGAATACTTAAAGTATTTGGACAACACCTACTCTGAATTAATTAATCATCCGAAAATAGAAAAAGATAGAAGTTACGATGGAGAATTTTCTAAAAAAGAATATATAAACGATTTATTTTTTACTGGAGACGAATACAATGAAAAAGGAACTGAATTCATTTCTAAATTGGAAAAATATCGAACTGAAATTTTAAAGTTGATTAAAGATAAAAATTTAGCTAAACGAGTAAATGTAACATTAAACACAATGTACATTCAAAATCGTGAAGGAACGAAAATTAAATATCTGAATTACATATACCAAGATATGCCCTTAATTAGCGTGTTGACACATATGAAAAATAAAGAAAAGTCGATTCTGGAATTTGAAAATGACTTTCTGAAAAACATACAACTGAAAAAACAAAAACCTACTGCCAACACCGTGTATAATTAATTGCTATGGCAAGTGCTTATTTGGAAAATTCCTTCGGAATTTTCTCTGGCAAGTTTTTGTTTACTAAATTAGTTGCTTAACCACGCAACTAACCATACACAACAACGTTGGCAACAAGCTGAAAACGAACTTATGGCTGAATACAAAAATCCGTTCTCGGACAGAAAACATTACCACGAACACGCTGAATGGATTGATGACCATTTAAGCAAATTCTTTGATGATAAGTTAGTTTCAGTTTTTCACGAAATCCCGACTTTGGATTTACATCTTGATGTTTATTTAATAAAACCTGAAAACTCGTCATTCAACATACTTTTGACTTCTGGAATGAGTACGTTAAAAATGAATGTTGACGAACAAGCAGAAAACCAAAAAGATTTGGAATTTGCCGAATTAATGATGCTTATTCCAAAAACTATTGAATTCGGACAAGTTTACTCTGGAGAAAATAAAAATGATTGGATTATTTCGATTCTTAAAAGAACTGCGAAATTCCCACACTTTTATGACACTTGGATTGGAATTGGACACACAATACAAGCAGAAGAAGATTTAACGCCTTACGCAACTGATACTGACTTTGTCGGAGCTTTAATTCTACCTTCTGTAACTTTCGATAAGGATTTTACCGAAATAAATAAAAACGGACGGAAAATAAATATATACAATGTGCTTCCACTCTATAAAAACGAGATGAAATTTAAAATAGAAAATGGATATAGTAAATTATTGGATTTATTAATTAAAGCGAATGGAAAGGAAGTTCTGGATTTGAATAGAGAAAATCTGATTTCAAAAAAGTCCGTTTGGAATAGAATATTTAAGAACTAAAAAAAGAAAAGCCAGTTGCCAACACCGTATATAATTTATTGCTAGTTCTAGCCTACTTACGAAAATCCTCGCGGATTTTCTATTCGGTTTTTATTTGCTAAATTACGTGCTAAACCACGCAACAAACCATATACAAACACGTTAACTACAAGCTGTCTCGCCAACTAACATTTTTCTTAAATTGAAACATCGTAAGCCCTAATTTGATTAATTACTCAGATGGATAATTAAATCTGAAAAGCATTACGCATTGCTTACGGTTTGACTTCATAAACCAAGAAAAATAGAATTTTAAAAGATAATTTAAAGAAACCAATTTTGAGCTTACTCTACTCTATTTGAAATTAAAACAACTAAGATAATTTTAGATTAAAAAGATCAATAAAGTAAATCAAGATTGAAAAGCTTGTGTTTATCGTTACGGTTGAACTGTACGCAGGAAAACCAATCTGAGCTAAACTGGATTCGCTAAACGGAGTAATACGCTTAAACCATTGCTAAAATTAGAATTCCTAAATTATATTTATTGGAAAATTTAAAAATCTGAAATCTGTATAAATAGAAAAAAAGCCGGTAGTTAACACCGTGTATATTTAATTGCTTGGTTTCTGCTTATCTGGAATATTCCTTCGGAATATTCTCAGGTTCGTAAAAGTTTACTAATTTAGTTGCCTAGCCACGCAACTAAGCATACACAAACACGTTAGCAGTTATATAAAAAAAACTCAGAGAATTCAAGAATAGATATGGATAAATTCAATATTAAAATTTTATCTCACGAATGGATATCGAATGAAAATACTGAAACCGATTTATGCTCTCACGGAAAACTTGAATTAACAATTGGAGAAGAAATAATATTAAATGAATCTGATGGAGATTGGACAATCAGTACATCTGTATTACAATTATTGAGATGTATTGAGCCAAATCCTGATACTGAAACTGATTTTAATCCAATTATGTGTTGTGGAATGTTATTAATGTTAGGTTGTCCAATTGGACTGTATTTTGATTTAAAACATAAAAACGGAAAAATAGTAATTAGAAATATCAAAAAACAGTATGGAACAAATGATAATGAACACGTTTTGTATCCTAAAATCGTTGCGGAAATTAATACGTCTGACTTTGCAATAAATATTTTGAATTTAGCAAAAGAAGTTAAATCATTTTTCAATAACGAGCCGAAAAAAAATCTTGATGATGATATGGATAAAGAACTTTGGGTTGAATTTTGGAATGAATTTAATGAGTTATATAAAAACGGAATTGAAAAATACAACTGCTAACACCGTGTATAATTAATTGCTTCATTGAGCTTACTTGCGAATATTCCTGCGGAATATTCACGGGTTCGTAAATGTTTATTAACTTAGTTGCTTAACCACGCAACTAACCATACACAACAACGTTGTAAGCAATTTAAAACAAGCACATTTGAAATTCGAAATACCCTTTAAATCTGACATTTATTTAAATCAAACTGAATTAATAATTCCATTGATTTATAAGCCATATCTGAACGACGCAAGGGAATCTTTAATTGTTGGTTTAATATCAACATTAATCGGAATTTCAATCATAATCGGAAAATCGTATCTCGGAATTGTTTTTATCATATTAGGAGTTTTTTACGTTGCTAAAGCATATCCGAAATTTCAATTATATAATAAACTCAAAAGCACATATTTTGAGAAAATAAAAGAAAAAATTGCGGAAGTGGAATCTGATTTTGGTAACGGAATATTTGAATTTAAAGACGAGTCTATAAAATACGTTGACAAAAATATAACGCGTGACATAAAATGGACTGAATTCAAAGGATTTAAGATAATGGACTCGAATTTAATTATGCCTTTGGAACCAGAAAAAGGAGATATAATGATAATTGGAGAAAATGAAGTTGGTAATGAGGATTTTAAAAAGATTGTCGAATTTGTAAAAACTAAACTTAAATAAAAACTGCTTACAACACGTTGTATAATTAATTGAGACTGAATTTCCTATGAGAAGAATATTTTTAATGACATTAATATTGAGTTTTACCTCATGTAATTTTGAAAAGAAACACGAAGCTTTAACTGAAAAAAAATGGATTTATATTGAAATTGGTCAAGATACTGACGCCAAATATGGTGAAATATCACTTGAACATTTAGACTTAATTAATAATAATGATAATAGTGAAAAAATAATAAAGATTTCCAATGCAAGGTACATTGACGAGCTTGACAGCATAGTTAAAAGAGTTTCAGAATACGATGAAAATAAAAGCGGTACATTTTTTTATAAAATAAAAACTATTGAATATTTAGAAGTTTTAAAAAAAGACCCTTTTGGAAACAAAGTCGAATTAGAAGAATAAAAAAAACAGCTTACAACAACGTGTATATTTTATTGCTAGTTCTAGACTGCTTACGAAAATCCTCGCGGATTTTCTATTCGATTTTTATTTGCTAACTTAGTTGCTCAAACACGCAACAAAGCATACACAAAACCGTTGTACAACATTTTGAAAAAAACTTTCGTAATCATATTGACCCTAATTGGAATTCTTGTTTTTGGACAAGAAAACAAAATGGCTGAAATTGATAATCAATCAAAATTAATCGATTCTGACACTGAATTAATCGAGTCAAATTTTGACTTGACTAATGAATCTAAATTAAGAGTTTGGCATAAGGAAAAACGAATTTTCAAAATAGTCCAAGAAATGAATGTTGATTATGGAGAAATAAAATCGGAAATCTTTTTAGTC encodes:
- a CDS encoding IS110 family RNA-guided transposase — translated: MKNYKEVVGIDVSKKTLDAYCYQSQVHREFVNDIVGYKSLLKWVLKTTKGVDVFYCFENTGYYSLKLALYLDSRKIIYVEESPLKIKRSSGIVKEKTDKLDAALIARYAWLYREELKPSQVKSKSHLELGRLLALRDLLVRNNAGLKGTLKEMKVLLSSPTTDTGCIVLKRSIDYQEKQVKSIKERIKEIISSDALMSKNYELLTSLKGIGLVVACQLIYHTGNFTRFASWRAFSSYCGTAPFEHRSGTSIYKRKQCHYLGDRKMKSLLSMASVSAIQHDSELRLYYNRKLAEGKDKMLAINNVRNKLIARAFAVVKRGTPYVVLQQYAA
- a CDS encoding suppressor of fused domain protein, with the protein product MLNHATNHTQQRWQQAENELMAEYKNPFSDRKHYHEHAEWIDDHLSKFFDDKLVSVFHEIPTLDLHLDVYLIKPENSSFNILLTSGMSTLKMNVDEQAENQKDLEFAELMMLIPKTIEFGQVYSGENKNDWIISILKRTAKFPHFYDTWIGIGHTIQAEEDLTPYATDTDFVGALILPSVTFDKDFTEINKNGRKINIYNVLPLYKNEMKFKIENGYSKLLDLLIKANGKEVLDLNRENLISKKSVWNRIFKN